A region from the Triticum aestivum cultivar Chinese Spring chromosome 3D, IWGSC CS RefSeq v2.1, whole genome shotgun sequence genome encodes:
- the LOC123078865 gene encoding transcription factor MTB2: MSWSDTDAALFAAVLGHDAARHLATTPPHLDGPASSSPELQARLYDLVERGGAWTYGIYWQESRAGAVLGWGDGHCRDGPAEQAGAADRSLARKRALLRLHALYGGGDEDGADYALRLDRVTGVEMYFLASMYFSFREDAGGPGRALTSGHHAWAAVDPHLPGSPGWYVRASLAQSAGLRTVVFLPCKGGVLELGSAVAMRENPEVLRAIQSVFHVEAVAPDDRMRIFGKDVSRSPPLPPVQTTGSDASWALRLGGQAMVARPTKQEAAAVKPKPQQEPPKSISFSDAQKQAGGEERRPRKRGRKPANGREEPLNHVEAERQRREKLNQRFYALRAVVPKISKMDKASLLSDAIAYIQELEERLRGGAAGPAPARAEAGPSVEVKAMQDEVVLRVSTPLDAHPISGALSAMRDSQLSVVASSMAVADDTVTHKLVVRSAGPERLTAETVLAAISRGVMMSATPSP; encoded by the coding sequence ACGACCTCGTCGAGCGGGGAGGAGCCTGGACCTACGGCATCTACTGGCAGGAGTCCCGGGCCGGCGCCGTGCTCGGCTGGGGCGACGGGCACTGCCGCGACGGCCCGGCCGAGCAAGCCGGGGCCGCGGACAGGAGCCTGGCGCGTAAGCGCGCGCTGTTGCGGCTCCACGCGCTGTATGGCGGCGGGGACGAGGACGGCGCCGACTACGCGCTCCGCCTCGACCGGGTCACTGGCGTTGAGATGTACTTCCTGGCGTCCATGTACTTCTCTTTCCGCGAGGACGCCGGCGGGCCGGGCCGCGCGCTCACCTCCGGCCACCACGCCTGGGCCGCCGTCGATCCCCACCTGCCCGGCTCACCCGGGTGGTACGTCCGTGCGTCCCTCGCCCAGTCCGCCGGCTTACGCACCGTCGTCTTCCTCCCTTGCAAGGGCGGCGTCCTTGAGCTCGGTTCCGCCGTGGCCATGCGCGAGAACCCCGAGGTCCTGCGCGCCATCCAATCTGTCTTCCACGTCGAGGCCGTCGCGCCGGACGATCGCATGAGGATCTTCGGGAAGGACGTTTCCCGCAGCCCCCCATTGCCGCCGGTGCAAACCACGGGGAGCGACGCCAGTTGGGCGCTGCGGCTCGGCGGGCAAGCCATGGTGGCGCGCCCGACCAAGCAGGAGGCGGCGGCAGTCAAACCGAAACCCCAGCAGGAGCCTCCCAAGAGCATAAGCTTCAGCGACGCGCAGAAgcaggcgggcggcgaggagcggagGCCGCGGAAGCGGGGGCGCAAGCCGGCGAACGGGCGGGAGGAGCCCCTGAACCACGTGGAGGCGGAGCGGCAGCGGCGGGAGAAGCTGAACCAGCGGTTCTACGCGCTGCGCGCGGTGGTGCCCAAGATCTCCAAGATGGACAAGGCGTCGCTGCTGAGCGACGCCATCGCGTACATCCAGGAGCTGGAGGAGCGCctccggggcggcgcggcggggccggcgccggcgcgggcggaggccggCCCGTCCGTGGAGGTGAAGGCAATGCAGGACGAGGTGGTGCTGCGCGTCAGCACCCCCCTGGACGCGCACCCCATCTCCGGGGCGCTGAGCGCCATGCGGGACTCCCAGCTGAGCGTGGTGGCGTCGAGCATGGCGGTGGCGGACGACACCGTCACGCACAAGCTCGTGGTGCGGTCGGCGGGCCCCGAGCGGCTCACGGCCGAGACCGTGCTGGCCGCGATTTCCCGTGGGGTGATGATGAGCGCCACCCCCTCCCCGTGA